The following proteins come from a genomic window of Ferviditalea candida:
- a CDS encoding ferredoxin: MAKYTWVDKETCIACGACGATAPDIYDYDDEGLAEVIYGDDNNRGITEIPEDLYDDLQDAKDGCPTDSIKLGDEPFNN, encoded by the coding sequence ATGGCAAAGTACACATGGGTTGATAAAGAAACTTGCATCGCTTGCGGAGCTTGCGGAGCTACCGCACCGGATATTTACGATTATGATGACGAGGGCCTTGCCGAAGTGATCTACGGTGATGACAATAATAGAGGAATAACCGAAATTCCCGAAGATCTTTACGACGATCTTCAAGACGCAAAAGACGGCTGCCCGACCGATTCCATCAAACTCGGAGACGAGCCTTTCAACAACTAA
- a CDS encoding DNA polymerase IV, with protein MSRANESYPPAGRVILHMDMNAFYCSVHEAVQPELYKGKPLAVSGSVELRKGVIVTSSYAARNRGVRTGMLVSQAMKLCPELIVIRPDFDLYRKFSNAFIKIALNYSPLVEVMSIDECFVDITGSKQFGSPMEIAEEIQRRIRTELSLPCSIGIAPNKLLAKMASDMKKPNGISVLRYRDVPQVLWDKPCSHLYGVGERTSEKLKRMDIHSIGQLACSDEAELVKQFGVIGIWLKEAANGRDTSVVNPEREQNKSIGHTTTLPRNIAEMPEVRKVFLNIADQVARRLRRQGLVAHTVQIVIRTPDMKTVTRSGKLPSPTEMADEIYREACRLFEMNWKDEKPVRLLGITLQNLQPKEESPLQLDLFEYEKQPKKEKLNQIVDELRNKYGENAVLNAGMLGDDPSALIRNHKVRGTSLQLDHLRNKYLDDFSGGTRLFSTGKGIIEKQRDSYRNLR; from the coding sequence ATGAGCAGGGCAAATGAGTCTTATCCCCCTGCGGGAAGAGTCATTCTGCACATGGATATGAACGCTTTTTATTGTTCGGTGCATGAAGCGGTGCAGCCCGAACTTTACAAGGGAAAGCCGCTGGCCGTTTCCGGCAGCGTTGAATTGCGCAAGGGTGTGATCGTCACGTCCTCTTACGCGGCTAGAAACAGGGGCGTCCGAACGGGAATGCTGGTCAGCCAGGCGATGAAATTGTGCCCAGAGCTGATCGTCATTCGTCCGGATTTTGATTTATACCGCAAATTCTCCAACGCTTTTATCAAAATTGCCTTAAACTACTCCCCGTTGGTTGAAGTCATGTCAATCGACGAATGCTTTGTCGATATTACCGGGTCCAAGCAGTTCGGAAGCCCGATGGAGATAGCGGAGGAAATTCAGCGCAGAATTCGGACAGAGCTTTCCCTGCCGTGCTCGATCGGAATCGCTCCCAATAAACTGCTGGCCAAGATGGCTTCCGACATGAAAAAGCCAAACGGCATTTCCGTTCTGCGTTACCGGGATGTTCCGCAGGTTCTTTGGGACAAGCCGTGTTCTCATTTATACGGGGTTGGCGAACGGACGTCGGAAAAGCTGAAGCGGATGGACATTCATTCCATCGGACAGCTTGCCTGTTCGGATGAAGCAGAATTGGTCAAACAGTTCGGCGTTATCGGCATTTGGCTGAAGGAGGCCGCCAATGGTCGGGATACATCTGTTGTAAATCCGGAAAGGGAACAGAACAAATCCATCGGACATACGACGACGCTGCCCCGGAATATAGCGGAAATGCCGGAGGTTCGCAAAGTGTTTTTGAATATTGCCGATCAGGTGGCGAGAAGACTGCGCCGGCAGGGACTTGTAGCCCATACGGTGCAGATCGTGATACGCACGCCGGATATGAAAACCGTTACGCGCTCGGGCAAGCTCCCTTCCCCCACGGAAATGGCGGATGAGATCTATCGCGAGGCCTGCAGGCTGTTTGAGATGAATTGGAAAGACGAAAAGCCCGTCCGTCTGCTGGGCATTACGCTGCAGAATTTGCAGCCTAAGGAAGAGTCGCCGCTTCAATTGGATTTATTTGAATATGAAAAGCAGCCCAAAAAGGAAAAATTAAATCAAATCGTCGATGAGCTAAGGAACAAATACGGGGAAAATGCCGTATTGAACGCGGGAATGCTCGGGGACGATCCGTCAGCCTTGATCCGCAATCATAAGGTTCGCGGCACATCGCTGCAGTTGGATCATTTGCGAAACAAATACTTGGATGATTTTTCAGGAGGGACCCGATTATTTTCGACGGGAAAGGGCATTATAGAAAAGCAGCGGGATTCTTATCGAAATTTGAGATGA
- the queF gene encoding preQ(1) synthase, producing MSTKPSKTLIAVPNPHPDRDYEVEIDCPEFTALCPITGQPDFATITFKYVPGASIVELKSLKLYLWSFRDEGHFHEDVTNRILKDFVDMIQPRKLQVVGKFNVRGGLYTTVRAEYEQGK from the coding sequence ATGTCAACCAAACCGTCAAAAACCTTAATCGCCGTCCCGAATCCGCATCCCGACCGGGATTATGAAGTGGAAATCGATTGTCCGGAATTCACCGCTCTGTGCCCGATTACGGGTCAGCCGGATTTTGCCACGATCACCTTCAAATACGTTCCCGGCGCGTCTATTGTCGAGTTGAAATCATTGAAACTGTACTTGTGGAGCTTTCGTGACGAAGGTCATTTTCACGAGGACGTCACCAATCGGATTCTGAAGGATTTCGTCGACATGATTCAGCCCAGGAAACTGCAGGTCGTGGGAAAATTTAACGTGCGGGGCGGTCTCTATACAACGGTCAGGGCAGAGTATGAGCAGGGCAAATGA
- the cimA gene encoding citramalate synthase: MSNAVTIFDTTLRDGTQGEGVSLSVEDKLKIARRLDALGVSYIEGGWPGSNSKDIEFFNRAKELKLSNAKITAFGSTRRKGIAPEEDANLNLILESGVSVATIFGKTWDFHVTEALQTTLEENLSMIYDSIKYLKDKGLEVIYDAEHFFDGFKHNPDYAMETVRKAEEAGADWIVLCDTNGGSLPDEVADMVGTVVERCKAPVGIHAHNDCELAVANSLAAVKAGATQVQGTINGYGERCGNANLVSVIPNLQLKLQYKVVSDEQLKSLTGVARFVSEIANMHMPLNQPYVGSAAFAHKGGIHVSAIMKHPKTYEHIEPERVGNKQRVLVSELAGQSNLLVKAQELHLDLDKDNFESKKIIQQIKDLEHQGYQFEGADASLELLLRQASGQLEEAFTLESFKLLVEKSRDQSVVSEAIIRLNVQGENVYAAAEGNGPVNALDNALRKALVQYYPDIEKMHLSDYKVRVLDDKDATAAKVRVLIESSDSENTWSTVGVSPNVIEASWQALIDSIRYALHGKTKSPLKESVPERVGIVNH; this comes from the coding sequence ATGTCTAACGCAGTAACGATCTTTGACACCACCCTGCGTGACGGGACTCAGGGGGAAGGAGTCAGCTTATCCGTAGAAGACAAGCTGAAAATCGCCCGCAGACTCGATGCGCTGGGCGTATCTTATATAGAAGGCGGTTGGCCGGGCAGCAATTCCAAGGATATCGAATTTTTCAACAGAGCCAAGGAGCTGAAGCTGAGCAACGCCAAAATCACCGCTTTCGGCAGCACCCGCCGCAAGGGTATCGCACCTGAGGAAGATGCGAATTTGAATCTGATTCTTGAATCCGGGGTTTCGGTAGCCACCATTTTCGGGAAAACCTGGGACTTCCACGTTACCGAAGCGCTGCAAACCACGCTCGAAGAGAACCTGTCCATGATTTACGATTCCATTAAATACTTAAAGGATAAAGGCCTGGAAGTCATTTATGATGCGGAGCACTTCTTTGACGGCTTCAAACATAATCCGGATTATGCCATGGAAACTGTACGCAAAGCCGAGGAAGCCGGCGCAGACTGGATCGTCCTATGCGATACGAACGGGGGAAGCCTTCCGGATGAGGTTGCCGATATGGTAGGAACCGTTGTCGAGCGATGCAAAGCACCCGTCGGCATCCATGCCCACAATGACTGCGAGCTGGCAGTGGCCAACAGCCTTGCTGCCGTTAAAGCGGGCGCCACACAAGTTCAGGGAACGATTAACGGTTATGGAGAGCGCTGCGGAAATGCCAATCTCGTTTCCGTTATCCCCAACCTCCAGCTGAAGCTGCAATACAAGGTCGTCAGCGACGAGCAATTGAAAAGCCTGACCGGAGTCGCCAGATTTGTCAGCGAAATCGCCAATATGCACATGCCTTTGAATCAGCCATATGTGGGAAGCGCAGCCTTTGCCCATAAGGGCGGAATTCATGTGTCAGCAATCATGAAGCATCCCAAGACCTATGAGCACATCGAGCCGGAACGAGTCGGAAACAAGCAAAGAGTGCTTGTCTCCGAGCTTGCGGGACAAAGCAACCTGCTGGTCAAAGCGCAAGAGCTTCATCTGGATCTGGACAAAGACAACTTCGAAAGTAAAAAAATCATTCAGCAGATCAAGGATCTCGAGCATCAAGGCTACCAATTCGAGGGTGCCGACGCCTCTTTGGAGCTGCTGCTTCGTCAAGCGTCCGGCCAGCTCGAGGAAGCCTTTACCCTTGAATCGTTCAAGCTGCTGGTAGAGAAAAGCAGGGATCAAAGCGTCGTGTCTGAAGCCATTATCCGGCTGAATGTGCAGGGCGAAAACGTATACGCCGCCGCTGAAGGAAACGGCCCCGTCAATGCGCTCGACAATGCGCTGCGCAAAGCGCTTGTCCAATATTATCCAGACATTGAGAAAATGCATCTTTCCGATTATAAAGTCCGGGTGCTCGACGATAAAGACGCTACGGCAGCCAAAGTCCGCGTCCTGATTGAATCGAGCGATTCAGAGAACACTTGGAGCACCGTCGGCGTTTCACCGAATGTTATTGAAGCAAGCTGGCAGGCGTTGATCGACAGTATCCGCTACGCGCTGCACGGTAAAACGAAATCTCCCCTAAAGGAATCCGTGCCGGAACGGGTCGGAATCGTCAATCACTAA
- a CDS encoding MFS transporter yields the protein MQKIKSGKLSIRFESDIPAKDQFNDKQPNPGQSSKGLIWQFLTIASVPIVLVLGNSMLVPVLPDMKKELNLTQFQTSLVITLFSLTAGIFIPIVGYLSDRFSRKAVIIPSLIVYGGAGILAGFGAIWDSYTVLIIARAIQGMGAAGTAPIAMALVGDLYKGGTESKALGLTEAANGTGKVLSPIIGALLALIIWYAAFFAFPAFCAISLVAVIWVIREPKKAEQAPELKEYMHTILSIFKKKGRWLISAFFAGSMALFILFGVLFYLSDILEKKPYSIDGIMKGLVLAIPLIGMVITSYTTGSVIKKNGILMRWLMNIGLVLMTVSLALTIFFNENIYLFIGLLTANSIGTGLLLPCLNTMITGSVEKQERGMITSLYSSLRFLGVAFGPPLFGWMMEISHETVFISVSALSLATLALVFFLIKPEGQVN from the coding sequence ATGCAGAAAATCAAATCCGGCAAGCTCAGCATCCGATTTGAAAGCGACATTCCTGCAAAGGATCAATTCAATGACAAGCAGCCGAATCCTGGACAGTCGTCAAAGGGATTAATTTGGCAGTTCCTGACCATTGCCAGTGTGCCCATCGTTCTCGTCTTGGGCAATTCCATGCTGGTCCCCGTTCTGCCCGATATGAAAAAGGAATTAAACCTGACGCAGTTTCAAACAAGTTTAGTGATTACCTTATTTTCTCTGACTGCCGGAATTTTCATTCCGATTGTCGGGTATTTATCTGACCGGTTCAGCCGCAAAGCCGTCATCATTCCTTCGCTGATCGTATATGGCGGCGCCGGAATTCTTGCGGGCTTCGGAGCGATTTGGGATTCTTATACCGTGCTGATTATTGCCAGAGCGATTCAGGGCATGGGTGCGGCCGGAACGGCTCCAATCGCCATGGCGCTCGTCGGGGATTTATACAAAGGCGGCACAGAAAGCAAAGCATTGGGATTGACAGAGGCGGCGAACGGCACAGGCAAAGTGTTAAGTCCGATTATCGGAGCACTGCTTGCCCTGATTATCTGGTATGCCGCTTTTTTTGCGTTTCCCGCCTTCTGCGCAATCTCTTTGGTAGCCGTAATTTGGGTGATCCGCGAGCCGAAAAAAGCGGAGCAGGCACCTGAATTGAAGGAATATATGCACACGATACTCAGCATTTTCAAGAAAAAAGGACGCTGGTTAATATCAGCATTTTTCGCGGGCTCCATGGCACTTTTCATTCTCTTTGGAGTTTTGTTCTATCTTTCCGACATTTTGGAGAAAAAGCCCTACAGCATCGATGGCATTATGAAGGGCTTGGTATTGGCCATACCGCTGATTGGAATGGTGATTACTTCATACACTACGGGAAGTGTCATTAAGAAAAACGGTATTCTGATGCGTTGGCTGATGAATATCGGACTTGTCCTGATGACCGTTTCTTTGGCACTGACGATTTTTTTCAATGAGAATATTTATCTTTTTATCGGGCTGCTGACCGCCAACAGCATTGGAACAGGGTTACTGCTCCCCTGTCTGAATACGATGATTACCGGTTCTGTAGAAAAGCAGGAGCGGGGCATGATTACATCGCTGTACAGCAGCCTGAGGTTCCTCGGAGTGGCTTTTGGACCGCCGCTGTTCGGATGGATGATGGAAATTTCTCACGAAACGGTGTTCATATCCGTCTCGGCCCTTTCTTTAGCAACGCTGGCCTTGGTCTTTTTTCTGATCAAGCCCGAAGGTCAAGTGAACTGA
- a CDS encoding exonuclease domain-containing protein codes for MDEQKNSLGRMWSLYKIGGLTPAIASMLGSQNAQQMAFIRSVMKEQRKQSMFETPIAELEFVVFDLETTGFHPSQGDEIISVGAVLVEGTRPRHDRFFYSLINPKRNIPQKIIELTGITQAMANDAPDLLEVLHRFLEFADKRILIAHGGGHDRQFLNAALWKTTRIMLTHRFLDTMMIYRWLHPKESVYDLDALLERYGIPVSERHHALEDAKMTAILWEKLMIEVQDRNVHTLGDLYAYLSQ; via the coding sequence ATGGATGAACAGAAAAATTCCCTTGGAAGAATGTGGAGCTTATATAAAATAGGCGGCCTGACACCGGCAATCGCCTCCATGCTGGGTTCTCAGAATGCGCAGCAAATGGCTTTTATCCGTTCCGTGATGAAAGAACAAAGAAAACAGAGCATGTTTGAAACGCCGATTGCCGAATTGGAATTTGTCGTGTTTGATTTGGAAACGACCGGATTTCATCCCTCCCAGGGTGATGAAATCATTTCTGTCGGAGCTGTTTTGGTCGAAGGAACGCGGCCTCGCCACGACCGCTTTTTCTACAGTCTGATTAATCCGAAGCGGAACATCCCGCAGAAGATTATTGAATTGACGGGAATTACGCAAGCCATGGCGAACGATGCGCCCGATCTGCTGGAGGTGCTGCACCGATTTTTGGAGTTTGCGGACAAGCGCATTTTGATTGCGCATGGCGGCGGCCACGACCGGCAATTTCTGAATGCCGCGTTATGGAAAACAACTAGAATTATGCTGACGCACAGGTTTTTGGATACGATGATGATTTATCGATGGCTGCATCCCAAAGAGTCCGTGTACGATCTGGATGCTCTCCTGGAACGTTATGGCATTCCGGTTTCCGAACGGCATCATGCCCTGGAAGACGCCAAAATGACGGCCATCCTGTGGGAAAAGCTGATGATTGAAGTGCAGGACCGAAACGTTCATACCCTTGGAGACTTATATGCGTATCTAAGCCAATAG
- a CDS encoding DUF294 nucleotidyltransferase-like domain-containing protein, with protein sequence MEFQSAALEALPASEIEPWMSKLNDVHDRVIRRAISLSERKLMDEGIGPSPCSYAFVLFGSGGRKEQTLWSDQDNGIIFGPVDPIREQEAERYFQQMGNAISEGLELAGYPPCEGKVLVSNPDWRKSVHEWEKTLDKWFSEPDWEHVRYLLIAADMRCVYGNEKLADQVRKYFFDSIYADERVITHMLHNTLRHKVTMNIFGHLVKERYGEDAGGVEIKYAAYIPMVNAVRLLSIIAGINETSTLKRLDGLFGDRRFPEDQLEQWKQAFLLILRMRMRTDSYEQNGFFVSNGMIRAEDLSKQMTNDLKFCLHSAKNLQRFVKKIVPDR encoded by the coding sequence ATGGAATTTCAGAGCGCCGCTCTGGAGGCACTCCCCGCCTCTGAAATCGAGCCGTGGATGTCCAAATTGAACGATGTGCATGATCGGGTGATACGAAGGGCCATTTCCTTGTCGGAGCGCAAACTGATGGATGAGGGGATCGGCCCTTCCCCTTGTTCTTACGCTTTTGTTTTATTTGGAAGCGGGGGGAGAAAAGAGCAAACGCTGTGGAGCGATCAGGACAACGGCATCATATTTGGCCCGGTTGATCCGATTCGGGAGCAGGAAGCGGAGCGCTATTTTCAGCAGATGGGGAATGCGATCAGCGAAGGCCTTGAGCTAGCCGGATATCCGCCGTGCGAAGGAAAAGTGCTCGTTTCCAATCCCGATTGGCGAAAATCGGTTCATGAGTGGGAGAAGACCTTGGATAAATGGTTTTCCGAGCCGGATTGGGAGCATGTCCGTTACCTGCTGATTGCTGCGGATATGCGATGTGTTTATGGGAATGAGAAGCTGGCGGATCAAGTCCGCAAATATTTCTTCGATTCGATTTATGCGGATGAGCGGGTGATTACGCATATGCTGCATAATACGCTTCGGCATAAGGTAACGATGAATATATTCGGTCATTTGGTGAAGGAACGGTATGGGGAAGACGCAGGGGGCGTAGAAATCAAGTACGCGGCGTATATTCCCATGGTGAACGCCGTACGGCTGCTGTCAATCATAGCGGGAATTAACGAGACTTCTACATTGAAGCGGCTCGACGGCCTTTTCGGGGACCGGAGGTTCCCCGAGGATCAACTGGAGCAATGGAAGCAGGCGTTTCTATTGATCCTGCGCATGAGAATGCGGACGGATTCCTATGAACAAAACGGTTTTTTTGTTTCTAACGGGATGATCCGCGCGGAGGATTTGAGCAAGCAAATGACGAACGATTTGAAGTTTTGTCTCCATTCGGCCAAAAATCTTCAGCGTTTTGTCAAGAAAATCGTTCCCGACAGGTAA
- a CDS encoding ammonium transporter encodes MAVDSVWVMLAAVLVIFMQAGFALLEAGSTRMKNAGHVAGKTILTFGLAAVAFWAIGFGFAFGNGNSFFGTTGFFVDGSAKQAAAAFSSLSFSDAPISIKFLFQLAFAGVSLAIAWGGFAERGKLAVYFVFGVLFTVVIYPIVAHWVWGGGWLAQLGMQDFAGSTVVHLQGATAALVATLLLKPRLGKFNKDGKPNLIPGHNQVYTVLGVIILWIGWFGFNPGSTLAAVNDGFFGYIALTTNMAAAAGGVAALLVSWAYFGKADIPSMLNGVLAALVAITASCAFVDVWASIVIGAVAGIVTFYTAQWFEKMGLDDPIYAFSVHGIAGIWGTLSTGFFATPELAKSVGVGQAGLFYGGGLHQLGVQALGVFGAFLFVLVLSFIILGIMKLTMGLRVTEEEEIIGLDLSEHGNYGYPEQLKKPEIGGHTATVSS; translated from the coding sequence ATGGCGGTGGATTCGGTTTGGGTCATGCTGGCAGCCGTTCTTGTCATTTTTATGCAGGCCGGATTTGCGCTTTTGGAAGCCGGTTCCACACGCATGAAGAACGCAGGCCATGTGGCGGGCAAAACAATTTTGACTTTCGGGCTTGCAGCGGTCGCGTTCTGGGCAATCGGTTTCGGTTTTGCTTTCGGCAACGGCAATTCCTTCTTCGGAACGACCGGATTTTTTGTTGACGGATCGGCCAAACAAGCGGCAGCGGCATTTAGTTCCCTGTCGTTCTCGGATGCGCCCATATCGATTAAATTTTTATTCCAGCTGGCTTTTGCCGGGGTTTCGCTGGCAATCGCATGGGGAGGATTCGCGGAAAGAGGCAAGCTGGCCGTATACTTCGTTTTCGGCGTATTGTTTACGGTTGTCATTTATCCGATTGTCGCGCATTGGGTTTGGGGCGGTGGCTGGTTGGCCCAGCTCGGAATGCAGGACTTCGCCGGTTCCACCGTCGTGCATCTGCAGGGCGCAACCGCGGCATTGGTGGCAACTCTTTTGTTGAAACCCCGCTTGGGCAAATTCAATAAAGACGGAAAACCGAATTTGATTCCCGGCCACAACCAGGTCTATACCGTTTTGGGTGTGATTATCCTGTGGATCGGCTGGTTCGGCTTCAATCCGGGGAGCACCTTGGCTGCAGTGAATGACGGTTTCTTCGGATACATCGCGCTGACGACGAACATGGCTGCTGCGGCCGGCGGCGTTGCGGCGCTCTTGGTCTCATGGGCTTATTTCGGAAAAGCGGATATCCCGAGCATGCTGAACGGCGTTCTGGCGGCATTGGTCGCTATTACTGCATCCTGTGCATTTGTCGATGTTTGGGCATCCATTGTAATTGGAGCCGTGGCAGGTATTGTGACATTCTATACCGCTCAATGGTTTGAAAAAATGGGTCTGGACGATCCGATCTATGCTTTCTCCGTTCACGGAATTGCCGGTATTTGGGGCACGCTGTCCACGGGCTTCTTCGCCACTCCCGAGCTTGCCAAATCGGTAGGCGTCGGTCAAGCGGGATTGTTCTACGGCGGCGGATTGCATCAATTAGGCGTGCAGGCGCTGGGCGTATTCGGAGCATTTTTGTTCGTTCTTGTTCTATCCTTCATCATTCTTGGTATAATGAAATTGACGATGGGACTCAGAGTTACCGAAGAAGAAGAGATTATCGGTCTCGATTTGAGCGAGCACGGGAACTACGGATATCCGGAACAGCTGAAAAAGCCTGAAATTGGCGGACATACGGCAACGGTATCCTCGTAA
- a CDS encoding MerR family transcriptional regulator, with the protein MNKLYKIGELARLANVSPRTVDYYTTLGLILPEKRTGGNYRLYSDETLVRLKRIDELKKAKYSLEEVKEELDQSNSVATDAQVADKIVSLRLHLEQLEREVHQVKPMIARLNPSQARNAFKHLTPHTVACIEALLVLLGKDPMM; encoded by the coding sequence ATGAATAAGCTTTATAAAATCGGAGAACTCGCGCGTTTAGCCAACGTCAGCCCGAGAACCGTCGATTATTATACGACGCTCGGCCTGATCCTCCCCGAGAAGCGCACAGGCGGCAACTATCGTTTATACAGCGATGAAACTCTTGTCCGGTTAAAACGTATTGATGAATTAAAGAAAGCCAAATATTCCTTGGAAGAAGTCAAGGAAGAGCTTGATCAATCGAACTCGGTTGCGACGGATGCACAGGTTGCGGATAAGATCGTGTCGCTGCGGCTTCATCTAGAACAGTTGGAACGGGAAGTTCATCAGGTGAAGCCGATGATCGCACGGTTGAATCCTTCCCAGGCCAGGAACGCGTTCAAGCATTTGACGCCTCATACGGTTGCCTGTATTGAAGCGCTGTTGGTTCTTTTGGGCAAAGATCCTATGATGTAA
- a CDS encoding zinc metallopeptidase has translation MFTGTIWDVLIIPAFVITLWASFRVKGTFQKWAKVPNSTGLTGYEAARRMLDANGLYDIPIEPVPGQLTDHYDPIHRVVRLSEPVYYERSIAAVSVACHEVGHAVQHKVHYPALVLRHRMFPIVNFASGFAPLLLLGGIFFRITDLIGLGIIFFSAAVAFQLVTLPVEFNASSRAKLAMVANGYVYSNEAAGVSKVLNAAALTYVAAALYSLLELLRYVMIFTDRRD, from the coding sequence ATGTTTACCGGTACGATTTGGGATGTTCTGATCATTCCCGCATTTGTCATTACCTTGTGGGCTTCGTTTCGAGTGAAAGGGACTTTTCAAAAATGGGCAAAGGTTCCGAATTCCACCGGCTTGACCGGCTATGAAGCCGCCCGAAGAATGCTGGACGCCAACGGACTGTATGATATTCCGATCGAACCCGTCCCGGGACAGCTGACCGATCACTATGATCCCATTCATCGCGTAGTCCGCTTGTCCGAGCCGGTATATTATGAACGCTCGATTGCCGCCGTTTCGGTGGCCTGCCACGAGGTGGGCCATGCCGTTCAGCATAAAGTGCATTATCCCGCACTTGTTCTGAGGCATCGCATGTTCCCGATCGTGAATTTCGCTTCCGGCTTTGCTCCGCTTCTGCTGCTTGGCGGTATTTTCTTTCGAATCACCGACTTGATCGGCCTGGGCATTATCTTCTTCTCGGCGGCCGTTGCCTTCCAGCTGGTTACACTGCCTGTGGAGTTCAATGCCAGCAGCAGAGCCAAGCTGGCCATGGTCGCTAACGGCTACGTCTATTCAAACGAGGCCGCGGGCGTATCCAAGGTGCTGAATGCCGCCGCCTTAACCTATGTTGCCGCGGCATTATACTCACTCCTGGAGCTTCTGCGCTACGTCATGATTTTTACAGACCGCAGAGATTGA